The window TCACGTCGtgataatgagcaccccaacacctctatttatagattttagagatgggcttcgtgggctttatgggctttgggccttcatgcatgggccttagggcttttagtggccaataagcccattaattcattttattaaatattaatcatatatttatttaatttaggaataaaatcccatttaataaaatagaaaatataattgaatatttaattcatgaatttacacgtggcatgatttaattcgacgacaaatttaattgtctacaatataaactataaactaGACTGTAAATCGAAATCTTCCTCCAATCCAAGTCCTTGTtctcctccttctccttctccttctcctctCCATTCTCCTCATCCACTCCAACAACTTGTTCCTGTCCTCCTCCTTCTCCTCATCTTTACTATAGCATCTGTAATCATGAATTTCACATAAGTAATCAAGACAAAGCTTTTGTTACCAATCATTAAGAGAAATAACCTAGAAAGGAGAATCATACCCATCCTCCATTGGTTTAGAATGTCGCAGTAGAAATCTGTCTTCAACATATGGCATGATCGTCATCACGTTTCgataatcatatatatctagcTCCTCCAACTTCTCTTCTTTCAAATCATAAACGACTAATTGACTGAAACGTTCACTTAGTTGTTTTTCAAGAAACAAAAATCGATCTTCATTGAACAACAGCGGCCTCACAATATCACAAAGGTTAACATTAAACAAAGGAACCCATGAGCCTTCTTTCCTTACCAAAAGTTCAAAAGTTGTAGAAAATCCAAAACAATCGGGTCCAACTGGTGGAAAATTCTCATGGCAAAAAAACACCCAACATATCATTAACTTTGATAAGATCATAGCTGAAACTCaaatcatcgtcatcatcgtcAATATTATTCACTTGTAACTCGAAAGAGGAGAAACATTCATCCgtaaaatcaaatgatataatAGTATATCCATCTGCTGACCAATAACAAACTCCATTAATATAAATACCATTCATGTATGTATCCCATCCATATCTAAGCTCGCTGCATAAATCAACATGACTATTAATCTCCTTCCATGAACCCCTTTTAAGTGAAAATACCTCAGCTTTAGCCACAACATCATGATTCGAATAATAATCCATGTCACGGCAGTATGTATGAGAAAATAGTCTTACAACTTTATAGTCATCCGATATACGGTCGTATCCGAATCCGCTACTATTGAAAGTTGTCATATTTGGAGGGTTAAGCATCTTGGGTGGATCAAGAGATTTGAAAGTTTTGGTGGTTGGATTGCAAATTATAATCCTACCTTTAAAAttgtcaaaataaaataatccaccgCAACTACTACCATGGATACGAGATTTTTTAGAGAATGGAAGCACTATACTTTCATGATTTTCACACCTAGACCAATCTTGCCCagaaaataaagataaataatttctaTCGCCACCATCATCATACTtgcgtttaaaaaaaaaaccattcATTCTGCAAAAGGGGTTAATGATAACCTCTCGTCTCCGACGAACTATCTTTGGGTGGGGAAGCTTTGTCGATTTCTTAGCTTTGAGGAAAGAAGACGCGATAGGATTGGCTTTTGATTTGAATAGGCGTGCTGAAAATCAATTTGGGAAGAAGCTAGGGTTTTTATAAATCTGAACTAACTTTATACCGAAACCGACATGGAATTCACTTTATTTTCGAAACCCACATGGAATTTATATTTTGCCTTCTTTTCAATCTATATATCTTTTCCTGTTAAAATTTGTCATTTGTGACTTGTGaggttttctttaaaaaaataaacatataattgAAGCTCCTCCATCACTAATCGTGGGCCTACTTGTTTGGGCCTAACGTATTGTACTTCTTTATTGGGCCTAACGTAGACATGCACGTGGAGAAATAAATAGGATGTGTTTGTTTTGaatgattctattcatagccctattttactcttcatagctttattatatttaaaataataattaaaaatttattatattatcctATATTTTAAAgtcccaaattaaattaaatatgttttAAGAAATCAATTTGAAGGGGGTTCGACGGGCTTTGAATAAAGGCTTTGACAATTGCAAGCATAACATCTACCATGAATGGTATTCTGATTATTTTGTTATACATATACGTGTGTCCGATTTATATACATGTTTCTCATTAATATATACTGAAGTTCTCTTTCTTTTGGTTCGCCCTTACTTAAAGAAGGTATCTCCTGATTTTCTTCTCTAACTCAGGTTGGAAGGTTTTTCACTTTTCAGCATTAGCATTTTGATTgtttgtcacaccccaattcttgaacgaataaaatataatcgaggtgcgactaaatcatagaaataaacaaggaaagaatcttgtgggattcaaataataggataaaaatcGGGGATCaccctttgagtgaagaaagacaaaaatcaggtgatactaatcaatcaacaacattctaagccttaggatcaTAAGTTCAGTTTCATGTttccgataaccaacgttaaataacatagagctagaagttgagagtttaagctcgataaaacataattcagaatttaacataaaagtcttaagttagagaaacaaaagacaaataaaagctagtgcaacagcggaagacaaaatacggagttgaaccctagcctcagctctgccccgtcagcaccgaccaattaacctgaaaacatttgaaagtaattttgggctaagtactaatgtacttagtgggctagcatttttataaacatttcataatcataagagcagtttatccaattattcatgacataacttagaaggttttaaaacaaaaagaacTTCCAAGCATGTTaaagtatttcattttattagcgcgccattgtcacactctgttctgttactcgctgtgatcccggaccttttagccaccgacggatccctcattcccatgacacttgccctgaggacgtaactcagacaagttgaattgacctcgggacgctacccaggcaggccttacatgatacatgctccggaacacatccagccaagcacccttataacgcctcttacatgaattagtgcccgatggagatcaacccaccgaaacaactaacaagtgtacacaattctcaaataacgtgttaggccataagagaacctcgatcgatccatgaattgtgagccttaaacataacagagtgcacaaaaacatttattggataaacagttttcatttcatgaaatatttagagcttaataactcaagcatacatttgaaaaataagcccacctgtataggcaaagcctgtcgtttaaccttatctctgaatcggaatagcagtgctagtcctcctgatgctcaaagcctacaagaaatctattcttaataggtctccttgaattctaatcttaagtcatggtgaagtgcttaatattctatgattcacttagccgggttttcaaaatttaaataaataattgaaaacatttctcttgagttaagaacaccaacaatattcttactcatctttaattaataattggaattataaataaaaccaattaaatcatagatatttttattgcaaaatataatgcaaatcatatcatgcttagcatatattaagtaatttacttaaaatatgcacataataataatataatattattatgaaaactagtctttgaaaataattaatcaaactaattaatagttcaattaattataatagggtagcccaattaaataaattaataaaggcccaatagatttaataattaaaagcccagctgaaacaaaaataaataaaatctcggcccaaaactaattgaaataaatcggcccaatGACTCGGCCCAAAAGAAAAAGAGCCCAACACTCGGCCCACTATCCAAACCTAGCCCAAAGTCTTCCTCCCCCCTTCTTCTCCCCCATCTGTCGCacaacactcacacacacatagcAGCTGCGCAGCGGCACACTCACGCATACACAGACGCGATCATTCATCTCTATCTCTCGACTCCTCTCTCTTAGCCATCAgtcccgccgccgcggctccttccggcgaggcagccactcctctctctctaccctCTGTTCACAGATCCGGCAGCCTCGGTCAGTGGCTTCGCGCCACCACCGTCAGCACACCACTCCCGGCGACGAGCGCTGCTCCGATCATCCTCACCATCACCATCGGAATCCTAGTCCCTCTACTCTCATATCTTCCGGCGACGACAACAGCGACGAGCTTCCGCAGCGCCTGAACTTCAGTCATCCCTCTTCTCCgcctccgtccgtggccgagcaaCAGCAGCTATGGCCGCCGAGCTCTGCCTCCCTCCGCTGAACTTTGGCCGACGGCAGCAGCTTCATGCCGCCACCATCTCCGCCCTCTTATCTCCCTCGGAACTCTCTCTGTAACTCCCGCCGACGAGCAGCAGCCGGAGCCGCCCGCTGGAGCCCTAACCTCTACCCAGACCAGCTCCGACCAGCCCCATTCCATTCCCTGTTCCCGACAGCCGGCGACTCTCTTCAAAACTCTCTCTTGGCCGGACAGCAGCGGCACCAACGCCGTGTCCGGCCTCCCTCTCCATCTCCCGACTCTATTTAAACAATAAGGTAACTCTCTCTCTTACCCGACTCAGTACAACGACTTAAAAAGAGAGGCAAACTCAAGAAAAATCCTTTCTTTGAAACTCGAGCTCTTGTTTAGAACGAAAACAATAAATCTTCttcaaatcatatatatatatatatatatatatatctcatatATGCAGAATGGTGATggtaattatatacatatatatgtgtcTAACAAATCCATGAATATACTGTATAAAAATGTTAGGTGTAACTGAAATTGGTTTGATGACCAAGGTGTGTAAGTCATGTGTAAAATGGTGCGGGTATAGATATTCAAAGATTAAACCTTTAGAAggactcacacttgctgaattttcTCTTGAGTTGTTTGCTTGCTTTTGATGGGAACGATGGATGATGAGGATTTTTCTGAAATACATTTGTATTCTTCAACAAATGCAGGGTGAAACATGAAGAGGATGTGGAAGATTGAAGCTAAGATTTACCTTGAATAATGGCAGAAAAATGCATGGAGTTCTCCTACTTGCTCTTCTCGTGGAGTTAGTGAAGAATGGTGAAGTAGTTGCTGCCTTGAATCATTAAAGAAGGAAGATTGACAGCCTAAAAGCTAAAGAAATTGGACAAGATATCGTGTAGTGGTGAAGTTAGGTGTAGTGGAATTTGAAAGTGGAAGCAAAAGAAAGTGGACAGCCTAAAGCAAAAGAAATTTGATAATATATGGGAGATTTGATTGTCTGCATAAAGAcatgtataaaaaaaaaataatcatgatatagggTGGCTATTAGGAACATAGGGTATGGTGTGAGATGGGGTGTTGgttgaactaataaaataaattcctcaggataaaatatcgggactgtaataatacttcagggttcgttaaatatctcgtgacaatacttgaatgctaaattaaataaatatgcaatgcatataaattcaataactaaatttacaaatgtttttgtaaatcatttttgttggaattaaaaataaattcattttcttttatccggcgtgaatcaacttaatatctaagtttaaaataaattctaaacttaatagaaatggGCGGGGTATTACATTGTTCGAATTCCTTGAGTTTTAAATCTACTTATTTCACATATATTGTGTGTTTATTGTTATGTAAGTTTCTTTGTGTGTTAACTAATTTCTGAAATTCGTTCGGCTCCATGTTTTTAGCATTGGCTTATTGTTCGCTCACTTTTTCTCTTTACTTGCTTCATAGTAGAGAGATGTAAAAAAGATTCGAGGATACTTTTTAAGTTTTTgagatttttcttctttatttctttttttaatttattgttttgaGGATGGAAATTGCAGACCTGAGATCCTATTAATCCTTATTGGATGTTTGATCAGTTGGAGTCTGCAATTGATAAATTTggattgtgtgtgtgtttgttgaaTTGTCACATTAGTTTTTCTGAGTGTCAACTTATAAACTCTAAAAGTTATTCAGCTCTCCTCCCAGCATTGGCTTATAGTTTGCTAACTTTTCTCTATAAATTGAATTACTTGCTTAATAGTAGAGGAAAAAAGATTTGAGAATATGTTTATTAGAGGTTTTTagcttcttttttgtttttacttttatttttgaggAGGGAAATTGCAGTATTGAGACCCTATTAATTCTTTGATCAAGTGGAGTATGCAATTAACAAAATTGGAGAAGTAGGATGGAGTTTGTGGAACGGCCAAGGCGCTTACGGGAGTAGTGAAGCCCGGCGTAGATGCAGTGTTGCCTATATAAAAACAAGCTGGAGAAGAGCACATTCAATCTtttggagaaaatatttttttggatATTGGTTTGGGGTTCATTCGGCTTCACTTGCATTCATGCTTGATCTCTTAAAGAAACAATTGCAAGATATGGCTTGGCAAGGAAAAGCATATTTCTCATTCTTGGGTTGACATAAAGTGAAGTTTCATAGAAGTGTGATAGATTGATCCCACACAGACAGCTCTTTTGTTGCAATTTGTAGTGGTTTTATGTCATTTGTTAATTTATGTAATAAAATTTCATATCATTATAAGGCATCCCTGGAATTGGATAACCTTCTCTGCATCTCCTGGATATTGTTTCTCCTTCACTAATGCTTTATCTGTTACATTTTGCAGAGTGAAATGTGGGATGCCATGGATGTAGTGAGGTCAAGGCAATGCAACTTCTTGCGAGTGGACTGAAGGTCATGGTCATGTATAAATTGTTGAGAAGAaacttatgtgaatttgatttgatttgattttattttatagagATTGAATAAACTTTCTATGATTATTATTCAATTAActttattattgaattttgaaaatattgttcatttttatgatttttttgcaGGTAAAATAGATGGAATAAAAAGAGTGGATGAAagttctttttaaaaaatatttctattttacaTGACATATGAACACTTTTTTAGTGAACAATctccataatttataaatatattatgaaataatttctttcatttttctatataaattatgaaattcgatgggttacacactagttaaATATTAAAGAATTTGAGTAGATGTAggaacccaaattttcgaaatttTGGGATTAGTAatcatgtgtttgtgttgtatCCGATGAAGAGAAAAAGGACAATATTTTTCCCTTCACACTAATGTGAAAAATATAGCAGTAGGCTTATAGCACAGATGATAGTGATAATCTAACCACTTCCACTGGGTGTTACATGACATCATTCGGAGAGCAACTCTGATCCCCCGCCGTGGAGCCGAGCTGCTTCAGAGTCTCGAGATCATCCTCCAGATTCTGCGCCTCGAGGTCAACAAATATAGTCAATAATAGAAAAACTTTATTCCTTAAGACATACAGCAATAGCACAAGCTCAATTCTGCAATTATCACAAGCTCAATTCTAAAGGAAGTCGACAACACAAAATGGaaatagaagaagaaaatgcCAAAATTAAAGGAGACTAAATTGACTGCTTAaatataaactataaactaGACGATGTTTCATCGATCGTCCTCCCTAATCTTTCTCTTTAGATAGTGGTTCAACATTATCCACCACTTGCACTTGGGACGAATCTTCATCATAGTCCTTGTCCTTCTCTTTATCTTCTTCatcctcttcttcttcaaccTCATCCACCTCTTCTTCTCCCACTCCCACAACTTGTCCCtattctcctcctcctcctcatccttaCTATAGGATCTGTAATGATAAATTTGACATAAGTGATCAAGACAAAGCTTTTGTTACCAAAGtcattcaagaaattcaaactATGATTAAGCACATATATTATTCAACAAATTTTACCATTCCACAGTAAACTCATTTCAACAGTTAACAATCGGAATTAATAATCATCAAGAGAAATAACCTAGAAAGGAGAATCATACCTATCCCCCATTGGTTTTGAATATCGCAGTAGAAATCTGTCTTCAACATATGGTATGATCGTCATCACTTCTCgataatcatatatatctagcTCCTCTAACTTCTCTGCTTTCAAATCATAAACGACTAATTGACTGAGACGCTCACTTAGTTGTTTCTCAAGAAATAAAAATCGATCTTCATTTAATAGAAGCGGCCTCACAATATCACAAAGGTGAACATTGCACCAAGGAACCCATGAGCCTTCTTTTCTTACGAAAAGTTCAAAAGTGGTAGAAAATCCAAAACACCCGGGACCAAGTGGTGGAGGTTTTTGAGAGCGAAAAACACCCACCATATCATTAACTTTGATAAGATCATATCTAAACTTCACGTAATCGTAAAGATTCTTCATTGGTGAATTGAAAGAGGAGAACACTGGTAAATTGAAAAAGGAGAACCTTTCATCCGta is drawn from Salvia miltiorrhiza cultivar Shanhuang (shh) unplaced genomic scaffold, IMPLAD_Smil_shh original_scaffold_302, whole genome shotgun sequence and contains these coding sequences:
- the LOC131003978 gene encoding uncharacterized protein LOC131003978, which codes for MILSKLMICWVFFCHENFPPVGPDCFGFSTTFELLVRKEGSWVPLFNVNLCDIVRPLLFNEDRFLFLEKQLSERFSQLVVYDLKEEKLEELDIYDYRNVMTIMPYVEDRFLLRHSKPMEDGCYSKDEEKEEDRNKLLEWMRRMERRRRRRRRRTRTWIGGRFRFTV
- the LOC131003971 gene encoding uncharacterized protein LOC131003971 encodes the protein MNGFFLKRKYDDGGDKNYLSLFSGQDWSRCENHESIVLPFSKKSRIHGSSCGGLFYFDNFKGRIIICNPTTKTFKSLDPPKMPNPPNITMFSCSGLGYDHISDDYKVVRRFYHSYGTYLDTVYKAEVFSLKRGSWKEINSHVDGSILDTRVCTDGIYINGVCYWLAASWKVVSFDFTDERFSFFNLPVFSSFNSPMKNLYDYVKFRYDLIKVNDMVGVFRSQKPPPLGPGCFGFSTTFELFVRKEGSWVPWCNVHLCDIVRPLLLNEDRFLFLEKQLSERLSQLVVYDLKAEKLEELDIYDYREVMTIIPYVEDRFLLRYSKPMGDRSYSKDEEEEENRDKLWEWEKKRWMRLKKKRMKKIKRRTRTMMKIRPKCKWWIMLNHYLKRKIREDDR